A stretch of the Lactuca sativa cultivar Salinas chromosome 9, Lsat_Salinas_v11, whole genome shotgun sequence genome encodes the following:
- the LOC111907450 gene encoding uncharacterized protein LOC111907450, whose product MTYLAVGSCRVQRFDELEQVHSSLVESEASLRSKVADLSAMVVCMEGENMYLVSGKSVLEDVRGVLESQVVSLTQENEGLMIQNESLEQDVVDREWEVEVLKVDCSWLLQVGLVHVMEKLLEHPEFTSGISRIRHAAFVVGEESGWANLKAQVDAGTYDPSTSDSRSSHSSVLDDALLAFATMDFASLLGLGNLDIDGVRALCTFDDSEEGLGELGLGTVGGDGDGVGGSGGGDGNGGGGGIGAVGDSDGNGNGDGGGVGAVGGGDGDGDGGDVDAVGGGNSDGDGGGVDETI is encoded by the coding sequence ATGACATATTTAGCTGTCGGGTCCTGTCGTGTGCAACGGTTCGATGAGTTAGAACAGGTGCATTCTTCCCTGGTCGAGAGTGAAGCTAGCCTGAGAAGTAAGGTTGCGGATTTAAGTGCTATGGTTGTTTGTATGGAGGGTGAGAACATGTATTTGGTTTCAGGGAAGTCAGTGTTAGAGGATGTTCGTGGTGTTTTGGAGAGTCAAGTGGTGTCTTTGACCCAAGAAAATGAAGGTTTGATGATTCAAAATGAGAGCTTGGAGCAAGATGTTGTTGACCGTGAGTGGGAGGTAGAGGTGTTGAAGGTGGATTGCAGTTGGCTCCTCCAGGTGGGCCTTGTACATGTGATGGAAAAACTTCTTGAGCACCCTGAGTTCACCAGTGGTATTAGTCGCATTCGTCATGCTGCCTTTGTCGTTGGTGAAGAGTCGGGCTGGGCGAATTTGAAAGCCCAGGTTGATGCCGGGACATACGATCCCTCGACTAGCGACTCGCGATCTAGTCATTCTTCGGTGTTGGATGATGCTTTACTGGCTTTCGCAACTATGGATTTCGCTAGTTTGCTTGGATTAGGTAATTTGGACATTGATGGGGTGAGAGCGCTGTGTACTTTTGATGATAGTGAGGAAGGTCTGGGTGAGTTGGGTTTAGGTACTGTTGGTGGTGACGGGGATGGTGTCGGTGGGAGTGGCGGTGGCGATGGTAATGGAGGTGGCGGTGGCATTGGTGCTGTTGGTGATAGCGATGGCAATGGTAATGGGGACGGCGGTGGCGTTGGTGCtgttggtggtggtgatggtgatggggaTGGCGGTGATGTTGATGCTGTTGGTGGTGGCAATAGTGATGGGGATGGTGGTGGTGTTGATGAAACTATCTAG